Below is a window of Cytobacillus firmus DNA.
CACACCTGTAAAGGTTTATATTAAAGGTGATTTAGAGGGAATCGACTTCGGAGCTTCAGCTAAGTCCTTTGTAAATGGCAGCACCGGGGTAGTGTTTGGTGAATGGTCTGAAATTAGCCAGGCTATTGAAGCAAACCAGTCAAAAATTGAAGATTATGTAATTGAGAATGACCGCAGAAACTCTGCGATTCCATTGCTTGATATGAAAAATATTAAAGCGCGCATTGAGCCGGGTGCCATTATCCGTGACCAAGTAGAAATCGGGGATAACGCTGTAATCATGATGGGTGCCTCCATAAATATCGGATCCGTGATCGGTGAAGGCACAATGATCGATATGAATGTTGTACTTGGCGGAAGAGCTACAGTCGGCAAGAATTGCCATATTGGAGCAGGAACTGTATTAGCAGGCGTTATTGAGCCTCCTTCAGCAAAACCTGTTGTTGTAGAAGATGATGTAGTAATCGGAGCCAATGCAGTGGTTCTCGAAGGTGTAACTGTTGGCAAGGGTGCTGTAGTTGCTGCGGGTGCCATTGTCATTGATGATGTACCCCCATATACAGTGGTGGCAGGCACACCAGCTCGTGTGATTAAAGAGATTGATGAAAAGACTAAGTCTAAGACTGAAATTAAGCAGGAACTTCGCCAATTATAATAGTTTAAAAAGCGTGGATCTCGATCCGCGCTTTTTCTAAAGGGATAATTCATGATTGCTATTGTGTGAAGGAATATATAGGGGCATTTTTAAAAAGGGGGAAAATAGTTTGGTCACAAACAATCCATTCGTTTCATTACGGCGGGAGCTGCATAAAATACCGGAGTTAGGGTTCCGTGAATTTAAAACACAGCAGTTTCTATTAGATTACCTGTATTCTCTCCCTCAGGACAATTTGGAAATAAAAACTTGGAAAACGGGTATTTTTGTGAAAATCAGCGGCAGGAACCCATCCAGGATGATTGGGTATCGTGCTGATATAGACGGCCTTCCGATTGTAGAGGAGACAGGTCTGCCGTTCAAATCCGAGCATAGTGAACAAATGCATGCCTGCGGGCATGATTTTCATATGTCTATTGCACTTGGCCTAATAACAAAATTCATAGAAGAACGCATTAACGATGATTTATTGTTTATATTTCAGCCAGCTGAAGAAGGGCCTGGCGGAGCAGAACCTATGCTTAAATCTGAAATAATGAAGCAATGGAAACCGGATATGATATTGGCCCTCCATATTGCTCCGGAATATCCTGTCGGAACCATCGCATTGAGGGAAGGCTTGCTTTTTGC
It encodes the following:
- the dapD gene encoding 2,3,4,5-tetrahydropyridine-2,6-dicarboxylate N-acetyltransferase, producing MKMMDANEIISFIQNSTKSTPVKVYIKGDLEGIDFGASAKSFVNGSTGVVFGEWSEISQAIEANQSKIEDYVIENDRRNSAIPLLDMKNIKARIEPGAIIRDQVEIGDNAVIMMGASINIGSVIGEGTMIDMNVVLGGRATVGKNCHIGAGTVLAGVIEPPSAKPVVVEDDVVIGANAVVLEGVTVGKGAVVAAGAIVIDDVPPYTVVAGTPARVIKEIDEKTKSKTEIKQELRQL